The Equus quagga isolate Etosha38 chromosome 2, UCLA_HA_Equagga_1.0, whole genome shotgun sequence genome has a window encoding:
- the LOC124234998 gene encoding olfactory receptor 49-like: MPDSAFVLERAGSKCPQIPKTSQLLVLHTSDWPSPAEVRRAIGNHTTITEFVLLGLSDACELQMLIFLGLLLTYLLTLLGNRLIVVITLMDRHLHTPMYFFLCYFAVLEIWFTLVIFPKMLINILTGYKTIFRLGCFLQTFLYFFLGTTEFFLLAVMSFDRYVALCNPLHYVTIMSKRLCVQLVLPSWMIGFILNIVASFLIFQEPFCGPNIINHFFCDNFPLLELICADTSLIELLSFIEAIFTLLGTLSVTATCYGHILHTILRIPSAKERQKAFSTCSSHITVVSLFYGSCIFMYIRSGKGDQGQDGNKVVALLNTVVTPMLNPFIYNLRNKQVKQVFREQVNKLFL, from the exons ATGCCGGATTCTGCTTTTGTTCTGGAAAGAGCTGG TTCCAAGTGTCCTCAGATTCCCAAAACATCACAACTCTTGGTGTTGCACACCTCTGATTGGCCATCCCCAGCAGAGGTCAGAAGAGCCATCGGGAACCACACCACTATCACCGAGTTTGTCCTGCTGGGGCTCTCAGATGCCTGTGAGCTGCAGATGCTCATCTTCCTGGGGCTTCTCCTGACCTACCTCCTCACTCTACTGGGGAATCGCCTCATCGTGGTCATCACCCTCATGGACAGGcacctccacacccccatgtacttcttcctctgctACTTTGCTGTCCTGGAGATCTGGTTCACCTTGGTCATCTTCCCGAAGATGCTGATCAATATCCTGACTGGGTACAAGACCATCTTCCGCCTAGGCTGTTTCTTACAaactttcctctatttcttcctggGCACCACAGAGTTTTTCCTACTGGCAGTGATGTCCTTTGACAGGTATGTGGCCTTATGTAATCCCTTGCACTACGTCACCATCATGAGCAAAAGGCTCTGTGTCCAGCTGGTTCTTCCTTCATGGATGATAGGATTCATTCTCAACATTGTTGCAAGTTTTCTCATATTTCAGGAGCCATTCTGTGGCCCCAATATCATTaatcacttcttctgtgacaaCTTTCCACTCCTGGAACTCATATGTGCAGACACAAGTCTGATAGAGCTTCTGAGTTTTATTGAGGCCATTTTCACCTTACTAGGCACTCTTTCCGTGACAGCCACCTGCTATGGACACATCCTCCACACCATCCTGCGCATCCCCTCAGCCAAGGAGAGGCAGAAAGCCTTCTCAACCTGCTCCTCTCACATCACTGTTGTGTCTCTCTTCTATGGAAGCTGCATCTTCATGTATATCCGGTCAGGCAAGGGTGACCAGGGGCAAGATGGAAACAAGGTGGTGGCTTTGCTCAACACTGTGGTGACCCCAATGCTCAACCCCTTCATCTACAACCTGAGGAACAAACAAGTGAAGCAGGTATTTAGGGAGCAGGTGAACAAGCTCTTCTTATGA